From the Fragaria vesca subsp. vesca unplaced genomic scaffold, FraVesHawaii_1.0 scf0511398, whole genome shotgun sequence genome, the window TAAATGTAAAGGTACCTGAGCTTGAGAGGGACATTCACGGCGGATTCTTGAATTGATGATGTAGAGAGGAGACGTCTGGAATACACCGGAGTGTCTGTGCTCCGGATATGTTTTCTGACAGAAGTAAAAAGTGAATAAATCCGTTTACCCATCGATTGAAAGCACGCCGTTGCGAGGCGCGTCGTGCGTAGGTATtagttttaattgtttttttcctttgataaGTTTATTCCTTAGATCTGGGTTGGATTCGGCATCGTTATTAATTGAAATCGTTCTTCGTGGGTGGTGCAGAACACAGTTTAGGTCTGGGTATCTCTCCACCATCTATTTTTAGTCTACACTCGAGGAGCCGCCCTCTCTATTCCGCCAAGATCTACTAGGGTTTGTTCTCAGGAAATGGCGCCGCCGCAGCCCAAGACTGGGCTCTTCGTCGGACTGAACAAGGGTCACGTCACTACCAAGAAGGAATTGGCTCCTCGCCCTTTTGACCGCAAAGGCAAAACGAGCAAGAGGGTTCACTTTGTGAGGAACCTGATCAGGGAAGTTGCTGGGTTTGCTCCATATGAGAAAAGGATCACTGAGCTTTTGAAGGTCGGAAAGGACAAGCGTGCTCTTAAGGTCGCCAAGAGGAAGTTGGGTACCCACAAGAGggccaagaagaagagagaggagatgtCTAACGTTCTCCGCAAG encodes:
- the LOC101304241 gene encoding 60S ribosomal protein L36-2-like, which codes for MAPPQPKTGLFVGLNKGHVTTKKELAPRPFDRKGKTSKRVHFVRNLIREVAGFAPYEKRITELLKVGKDKRALKVAKRKLGTHKRAKKKREEMSNVLRKMRSGGTTEKKK